Proteins from one Microscilla marina ATCC 23134 genomic window:
- a CDS encoding ABC transporter substrate-binding protein yields the protein MKDDFSSKFVVEKKPYMLTEYIGILMEGTDEKANPMLNKKVRKALSYAINRKNLISFIRNGLGTPGSHGFIPDALSSFDSTQIQGYKVDIKKAQELLKDAGYPQGKGFPEITLSTYTTDKEIAGFLQKQWEDNLGIKVKIESNQFATHKDMVDNAKVKFFRGSWIGDYPDAENFLSLFYSKNFSPDGPNKTHFADETYDKLFEEAHETDNTFTRYSDYNKMDQIIMDNAPVIVLFYDEVLNLKQKNVTGLKTNTMNTLVLEKVDLKSGNNASANADDKKEEKKEETSK from the coding sequence ATTAAAGATGATTTCAGTAGCAAATTTGTAGTAGAGAAAAAACCTTACATGCTCACCGAGTATATTGGTATTTTGATGGAAGGCACTGACGAAAAAGCCAATCCAATGCTCAATAAAAAGGTACGTAAGGCTTTGAGTTATGCCATTAACCGCAAAAACCTGATTTCGTTTATCAGAAATGGCTTAGGTACACCAGGTAGCCACGGTTTTATACCTGATGCACTCTCTTCGTTTGACTCTACACAAATTCAAGGGTACAAAGTAGACATTAAAAAAGCGCAGGAATTGCTAAAAGACGCTGGATACCCACAAGGCAAAGGTTTTCCTGAGATTACGTTGAGTACTTATACTACTGACAAAGAAATTGCTGGATTCTTGCAAAAGCAATGGGAAGATAACTTGGGAATAAAGGTGAAAATTGAAAGCAATCAGTTTGCTACCCACAAAGATATGGTAGACAACGCCAAAGTGAAGTTCTTCCGTGGCTCGTGGATTGGTGACTATCCAGATGCCGAAAACTTCCTTTCTTTGTTTTACAGCAAAAACTTCTCACCAGATGGACCTAACAAGACTCACTTTGCCGATGAGACTTATGATAAACTGTTTGAAGAAGCACACGAAACAGACAACACTTTTACCCGATACTCTGATTACAATAAGATGGATCAGATCATTATGGACAATGCTCCTGTAATTGTATTGTTTTATGATGAAGTGTTGAACCTGAAGCAAAAAAATGTGACTGGTTTGAAAACCAACACAATGAATACGTTGGTACTTGAAAAAGTAGACCTTAAATCAGGCAACAACGCTTCGGCAAACGCTGATGACAAAAAAGAAGAAAAGAAAGAGGAAACCTCTAAGTGA
- a CDS encoding DUF2306 domain-containing protein, giving the protein MKNKTLHFLMAFFAIAIGLYPAAYFFVDMSKGFLGSKSLALLNNMVWYTSFYTHIVLGGVALLVGWAQFGKRWRTQHLEWHRRLGKVYIISALLSAVAGIYLGWYANGGAVAAVGFIGLGLVWFFTTYKAYTSIKAKQVVIHQKMMIYSYAACFAAVTLRLWLPLLIVTLGDFTKAYLIVAWLCWVPNLWVAHRLAKQVS; this is encoded by the coding sequence ATGAAAAACAAAACCTTACATTTTTTGATGGCGTTTTTTGCCATTGCTATTGGGCTTTATCCAGCGGCTTACTTTTTTGTAGATATGAGCAAGGGATTTTTGGGCTCCAAGAGTCTGGCACTGCTCAACAACATGGTGTGGTATACCAGTTTTTATACCCACATTGTACTGGGCGGGGTGGCTTTGTTGGTGGGTTGGGCGCAGTTTGGCAAGCGGTGGAGAACCCAACATCTGGAATGGCACCGAAGGCTGGGCAAAGTATATATAATATCGGCGCTATTGAGTGCAGTGGCGGGTATTTACCTTGGTTGGTATGCCAATGGAGGGGCAGTGGCTGCCGTCGGTTTTATAGGCTTAGGTTTGGTGTGGTTTTTTACTACCTACAAGGCGTATACCAGCATTAAAGCAAAGCAGGTCGTCATCCATCAGAAAATGATGATTTATAGCTACGCGGCTTGTTTTGCTGCGGTTACTTTGCGTTTGTGGCTTCCCTTGTTGATTGTTACCCTGGGGGACTTTACCAAAGCTTACCTGATAGTAGCCTGGCTATGTTGGGTGCCCAACTTGTGGGTAGCACATCGTTTGGCAAAACAAGTATCATAG
- a CDS encoding NAD(P)/FAD-dependent oxidoreductase produces MMKQLKLTLSPEIAYNDEALAQYIATKISAVNQDDFTIRKLKRSIDARGKNIKVHLQAEVYFNESPPPLLDYKQDYPNVAQAPQVVVVGAGPGGLFAALRLIELGYKPVVLERGKDVQTRRRDLASINKDHLVNGESNYCFGEGGAGTYSDGKLYTRSKKRGSVRRILEILVAHGAVDDILVDTHPHIGTNKLPRIVSNLRESVLQAGGEVHFDTKVTDFVLKEGEMKGVITQQGDKIEGLGVILATGHSARDIFIRLHEQGIYIESKPFALGVRIEHPQQLIDQIQYNCKDRGEYLPASSYSLAAQAVYEGKQRGVFSFCMCPGGFIVPAATAPGEVVVNGMSPSRRNSKFANSGMVVSVLPEDLEPYQQYGALAGMHFQREVEQRSCQIAGTTQTAPAQKMRDFVNKKISGQLLETSYQPGLKSIAIDEVLPPFIAQSLRKGFQLFGKKMKGYLTNEAQIVGVESRTSSPVRIPRNKESFEHVQTKRLYPCAEGAGYAGGIMSAAIDGEKCAEKLVEKYGK; encoded by the coding sequence ATGATGAAACAACTCAAATTGACTTTGTCTCCCGAAATCGCCTATAACGATGAGGCATTGGCCCAATACATTGCCACTAAAATATCGGCAGTTAACCAAGACGACTTTACCATTCGTAAACTCAAACGCTCGATCGATGCCCGTGGTAAAAACATTAAGGTACACCTTCAGGCAGAGGTTTACTTCAACGAAAGTCCCCCTCCCTTGTTAGATTACAAGCAAGACTATCCTAACGTAGCCCAGGCTCCACAAGTAGTGGTAGTAGGAGCTGGTCCAGGAGGTTTGTTTGCTGCTTTGCGTCTTATAGAGTTGGGGTATAAACCCGTAGTACTAGAGCGGGGCAAAGATGTACAAACCCGCCGCCGCGACCTGGCATCTATCAACAAAGACCACTTGGTCAATGGAGAGTCTAACTATTGCTTTGGCGAAGGGGGGGCAGGCACTTACTCAGACGGTAAACTATATACCCGTTCAAAGAAAAGGGGGAGTGTCAGACGTATTCTGGAGATTTTGGTGGCACATGGGGCGGTAGACGATATTTTGGTAGATACTCATCCTCATATTGGCACCAACAAACTGCCCCGCATTGTGTCTAACTTACGTGAGAGCGTACTACAGGCGGGTGGCGAGGTACACTTTGACACAAAGGTGACTGACTTTGTGTTGAAAGAGGGAGAAATGAAGGGAGTGATTACCCAACAGGGTGACAAGATAGAGGGTTTGGGAGTCATATTGGCTACTGGACACTCGGCACGCGATATTTTTATTCGTTTGCACGAACAAGGCATCTATATCGAGTCAAAGCCTTTTGCTTTGGGGGTACGCATAGAACATCCACAACAATTGATAGATCAGATACAGTACAACTGCAAAGACCGGGGCGAATACCTGCCTGCCTCGTCTTATTCGTTGGCTGCTCAAGCGGTGTATGAAGGCAAACAACGAGGCGTTTTTTCGTTTTGTATGTGTCCTGGAGGCTTTATAGTACCCGCTGCCACTGCCCCTGGCGAGGTGGTAGTAAACGGGATGTCGCCCTCACGTCGTAACTCTAAGTTTGCCAACTCAGGTATGGTGGTGTCTGTATTGCCCGAAGACCTGGAACCTTACCAACAATATGGAGCGCTTGCAGGCATGCACTTTCAGCGAGAAGTAGAGCAACGTTCTTGTCAAATAGCGGGCACTACCCAAACTGCACCCGCACAAAAAATGCGTGATTTTGTTAACAAAAAAATATCTGGGCAGTTATTAGAGACGTCTTATCAGCCAGGGCTTAAGTCTATAGCCATCGATGAGGTGTTGCCACCGTTTATTGCCCAAAGTTTGCGCAAAGGTTTTCAGCTTTTTGGAAAAAAAATGAAAGGTTATTTAACCAATGAGGCGCAAATTGTGGGGGTAGAGAGCCGTACTTCGTCACCAGTACGTATTCCACGTAACAAAGAATCTTTTGAGCATGTGCAAACCAAACGCTTGTATCCGTGTGCCGAAGGCGCAGGCTATGCTGGTGGCATTATGTCGGCAGCGATTGACGGTGAAAAATGCGCCGAAAAGTTGGTAGAAAAGTACGGAAAATAG
- a CDS encoding ABC transporter substrate-binding protein, protein MMRRFTLLAALAVCLLSCGPGNKTTNNTNDSKKIFRLNLTGGLTSLDPVFADQRTNIWATTQLYNGLFTFGEDLHVHPELAENYKISEDGLTYTFTIKKNVYFHDDQAFKNGRGREVIADDFVYSFKRLMDPRTAAKGSWIFADKVKQSADKKLADDWIEKIDDYSFKITLNRRFPAFLQILSMPFTFVVAKEAVEKYNKDFRKHPVGTGPFMLKTWNEKDRLILVKNTKYWKRDVKDQTLPYLDAIDVSFIEDKNQAFLSFEKGSLHFLTSISETSRNKILNKDGSIKL, encoded by the coding sequence ATGATGCGACGATTCACCCTTTTAGCTGCACTTGCTGTTTGTTTATTATCCTGTGGGCCAGGAAACAAAACAACAAACAACACTAATGACAGTAAAAAGATTTTTCGCTTGAACCTGACAGGGGGACTGACTTCGCTTGATCCGGTTTTTGCCGATCAAAGAACAAACATTTGGGCTACTACTCAATTGTACAATGGGTTATTTACCTTTGGGGAAGATTTACACGTTCACCCTGAGTTGGCAGAAAACTACAAGATTTCTGAAGATGGGCTGACGTATACCTTCACCATCAAAAAAAATGTTTACTTTCACGATGATCAGGCTTTTAAAAATGGCCGGGGACGTGAAGTAATTGCCGATGACTTTGTTTACTCATTCAAGAGATTAATGGATCCTAGAACTGCCGCAAAAGGTTCTTGGATATTTGCCGACAAGGTAAAGCAAAGCGCCGACAAGAAATTGGCGGATGACTGGATTGAAAAAATAGATGATTATTCATTTAAAATTACTCTTAATCGACGATTTCCCGCATTTTTACAAATCTTGTCTATGCCGTTTACTTTTGTAGTAGCAAAAGAAGCAGTAGAGAAGTATAACAAAGACTTCAGAAAACACCCAGTAGGCACTGGTCCTTTTATGCTTAAGACCTGGAACGAAAAAGATCGTCTGATCTTGGTAAAAAACACCAAATACTGGAAGCGTGACGTAAAAGATCAAACGTTGCCTTACCTTGATGCAATAGATGTATCATTTATTGAAGATAAAAACCAAGCTTTCTTAAGCTTCGAAAAAGGTAGCTTACACTTCCTGACCAGTATTTCGGAAACTTCTCGTAACAAGATTCTTAACAAAGATGGAAGCATTAAATTGTAG
- a CDS encoding amidohydrolase — translation MKNIYVSFRFLCLLLVASAALTTTTFAQKKLRQKIDKLAEDIEPQVIKWRRHIHQNPELSNREFKTAEMVAQHLKKLGLEVKTKIAHTGVVGILKGGKPGPVVGLRADMDALPVTERVKLPFASKVKSTYNGKPTGVMHACGHDTHVAMLMGVAEVLSKVKKDLRGTVKFVFQPAEEGAPQGEQGGASLMVAEGVLKNPKVDVMFGLHINSATEVGTIRYRSGGIMASSDRFVIKVKGKQTHGSTPWTGIDPIAVSAQIINGLQTIISRQTALTKEAAVISVGMIRGGIRNNIIPEQCEMVGTIRTLDTKMQAIIHKKIKLTATKIAESAGATAEVTIQKNTPVTYNDPRLTAQMLPTLQRLAGKRNVLLTNAVTGAEDFAFYALQVPSLFFFLGGMTKGQDPRTAAPHHTPDFKIDDSGMKLGIKVLSNLTIDYMLKK, via the coding sequence ATGAAAAACATATACGTTTCGTTTCGTTTTTTATGCCTGCTATTGGTGGCGAGTGCTGCATTGACTACGACTACTTTTGCCCAAAAAAAACTTCGCCAAAAGATAGATAAACTAGCTGAAGACATAGAGCCACAGGTGATCAAGTGGCGACGACATATCCACCAAAACCCTGAGTTGTCGAACCGGGAGTTTAAAACTGCTGAAATGGTGGCTCAACATTTAAAAAAACTAGGGTTGGAGGTAAAAACCAAAATCGCACATACCGGAGTAGTGGGTATTCTGAAGGGGGGCAAGCCAGGACCAGTAGTGGGGTTGAGGGCTGACATGGATGCATTGCCCGTGACCGAACGCGTAAAATTGCCTTTTGCTTCTAAGGTAAAGTCTACCTACAATGGCAAGCCTACCGGGGTGATGCATGCCTGTGGACACGATACCCATGTAGCTATGTTGATGGGAGTGGCTGAGGTGTTGAGCAAGGTAAAGAAAGACCTGAGAGGAACTGTAAAGTTTGTGTTTCAACCTGCCGAAGAAGGTGCGCCTCAAGGCGAACAAGGTGGGGCAAGTTTGATGGTAGCCGAAGGGGTGCTCAAAAATCCTAAGGTAGACGTCATGTTTGGTCTACACATTAATTCTGCCACCGAAGTGGGCACCATTCGCTACCGTTCGGGAGGAATTATGGCAAGCTCTGACCGCTTTGTGATCAAGGTAAAGGGCAAGCAAACCCACGGTTCTACACCTTGGACCGGGATTGACCCTATTGCTGTGTCGGCACAGATTATCAATGGATTGCAAACTATTATCAGCCGCCAAACCGCTTTGACCAAAGAGGCAGCAGTAATTTCGGTAGGAATGATTCGTGGAGGAATTAGGAACAACATTATTCCTGAGCAATGCGAAATGGTGGGAACTATTCGGACACTGGATACTAAAATGCAGGCAATCATTCATAAAAAAATCAAACTAACTGCGACCAAAATTGCCGAAAGTGCTGGAGCAACTGCCGAAGTAACTATTCAGAAAAACACCCCGGTTACTTATAATGACCCTCGTTTGACAGCTCAAATGTTGCCTACTTTGCAAAGGCTTGCCGGAAAACGCAACGTACTGTTAACCAATGCGGTGACAGGTGCCGAAGATTTTGCTTTTTATGCTTTGCAAGTCCCTTCGCTTTTCTTCTTTTTGGGAGGAATGACCAAGGGACAAGACCCTCGCACCGCTGCTCCTCATCATACACCCGATTTTAAAATAGACGATTCAGGAATGAAGCTGGGAATAAAAGTCTTGTCTAACCTGACCATAGATTATATGCTTAAAAAATAA
- a CDS encoding DUF5683 domain-containing protein, whose product MNLYRGLFCLAGILLMSIGVSEAQVQDSVPQIKPSTTVKPTLTVKDTVVIKKGGRLSNKKRKRRSNSPRKALLYSAAFPGFGQIYNRKPWKLIIIYGGGALLGLEINRQHQRFLQFRNEYVKKSQDPNYEASFNLTAENLKTIQDQAKRDRDFMIILSVLVYGLQMVDANVDAHLMDFDLNDDLSFRLEPTMESTPFSNFAALSLTLKF is encoded by the coding sequence ATGAACTTGTATAGAGGATTATTTTGCCTTGCGGGTATTTTGCTAATGTCCATAGGTGTGTCTGAAGCTCAGGTGCAGGACTCTGTGCCCCAAATCAAGCCCTCGACTACGGTAAAACCTACTCTCACCGTGAAAGATACTGTGGTAATAAAAAAAGGGGGACGGTTATCGAACAAAAAGCGAAAAAGAAGGAGTAACTCTCCCCGCAAAGCCCTGTTATATTCGGCTGCTTTTCCGGGGTTTGGGCAAATATATAACCGTAAACCCTGGAAACTAATCATTATTTACGGAGGAGGTGCCTTGCTTGGTCTGGAAATAAACCGCCAACACCAACGGTTTTTACAGTTTAGAAACGAATACGTAAAAAAAAGCCAGGACCCCAACTATGAAGCATCCTTTAACCTGACTGCCGAAAACCTTAAAACTATTCAAGATCAGGCAAAACGCGACCGTGACTTTATGATTATTCTTTCGGTATTGGTGTATGGTTTACAAATGGTAGATGCCAACGTAGATGCCCACCTGATGGACTTTGACCTGAACGACGACCTCAGTTTCAGGTTAGAACCAACCATGGAGAGTACCCCATTTAGCAACTTTGCGGCCTTGAGTTTAACACTTAAGTTTTAA
- a CDS encoding translocation/assembly module TamB domain-containing protein, with product MKITGKKIIKFSVKFIVYSVASVLLLFSVVWGAIQIPAAQQYLVDQATGYLRKKLKTKVEIKRVNIEFFKTVVLEDIFVADRQDDTLLYAKKFKVTLHSFSLLDKQLQTQEVGFEGVNLYLHRSSKSPDFNYQFLIDAFSSSDSTKKPEPKKDSTAGWDIDLHKVRLKNLKLHWWDDRSKLFLQTQMKDFKADFETLGLDNKHPVINQLMFDGLDLKFRQAPHQQEAEAEVEAEVELEAGKKLTPKDSTQKAVTDTLDTALNSSGYRIDLKSLVFKNCDFRYDDDSRKPANRSSIDYNHLIAKDFSADIRQIKIGKNNLSFDMRSLAFAEKSGFRLKQFALSMDLDYPQVSIDAGKIQTNNSVFHRGFKLRLPSIESIEASVDSTFFDADFTQDSLGFKDITFFTGALPPALQGQTVKFGGSIKADKNKLYLDKFMVGFNARNSFETTLEVNNFTDYAQAHYNLNLHYLKVAPAFLQSLLPTPLPAQLMLVPDIRTELRLKGYLSQLEGDCLLQTVLGELESDFKLQTNAKFDNNRLQANLSGKAIQVGTLTGVADVGALNFSASTSIAQSPHLFRVDTLSADVNSFEYKKYVYKGLKIASKFVDDIAESKVVYKDDEAHVVLRNVINLKEKRPKVFLLGDVHQLHLKKLNLFDQKLDIKTQIVGEVQGFDADSLTGYLKVTHAKVAYQERNLELDSLRLTISQQDSTRNIVLKSDIMDAHVKGQFHLSELPQAFDIFAHSYYTGYATDSLKLKHTEQFTVNAHIHKNPRLLYAFAPTLKLPFELDIDVTFDASTNFLMAQVSTPALGYAGQKANNFYLNLRTRRKKLKVFWSCSNIETKENIDIKSPSFRTTIEKDKASFNFRVKSDSLKTDMALYGKVNAKTDTFAIALHDSFIEIEKQKWKFKQDCKITFNPYNEYLFVDSLALTHNDQSLLLQSRTNDDNKIVQELDIIKFDIDSIPLLFGLSPYKLGGVINGNLAVTNVFDIEKITSDIKVKNLKAMDLAMGDLTVGVSDKDLAGITKIQVLLKGRNNRLRANGSYDLNKDSLYLFAGISQIRLEPFRPLVSDYITKLHGRLSARLRIAGPLLQPNINGDIRFKGKNTVQVKMLGEPHFIEDQRIYFDGDQVKFKNFTITDQNGQTNTINGKIHNLGFSAFYTNLKVKGDNFQLMKSSAYNFKTLYGTIVSDYDIKVDGLLDDLKIKADVTVKPGSNVYTSIDDEGAASVRQSDFIKFVDADSTKTKDTTKARAQTDLTGFTIKSVIRVTPETKLHIIIDEATNDRMECSGTTVLSVNMDSTGEIELSGDYIIETGKYTMNLFEVVRKEIEVQKGSSVHFFGDPMQGIMNITAIYETKTSTYNLLVDRISAEQTAEIEQAKRIIPVQVLIHLRGKFMEPQISFDIELPKDKVRNPSPALTSKLNEIRNDQNQLYKQVFGLIVLGHFITSEEAQGGNGVDVTSQLGSGLSGFLSSQLNKLSDDYLGGVQIDIDLSNNSDYSQDRELAVQLSKKFFNDRLKVSVGSFVSLDNHDNNEENSHQNLIGDVTVEYRLNESGNLSLKFFRRTNNNGAASGLTQQNNQTNGFSVSYQKNFNRLGDLFRRKKVKNSRPPKKENTQKENTPKKDTPRKDEETKKTELKGKESKKEEKKD from the coding sequence ATGAAGATCACAGGTAAAAAAATAATAAAGTTTTCTGTAAAATTTATTGTCTATAGTGTAGCCTCGGTGCTGCTGTTGTTTTCGGTGGTCTGGGGGGCTATTCAAATACCAGCCGCGCAACAATATCTGGTAGATCAGGCAACTGGTTACTTGCGTAAAAAGCTCAAAACCAAAGTAGAAATAAAACGTGTCAATATCGAGTTTTTTAAAACGGTGGTATTGGAAGATATTTTTGTGGCAGATCGTCAAGACGACACTTTGCTATATGCCAAGAAATTCAAAGTAACATTGCACAGTTTTTCGCTGTTAGACAAACAATTGCAAACCCAGGAAGTAGGTTTTGAAGGGGTCAATCTGTACTTGCATCGCTCTTCGAAATCGCCCGATTTTAATTATCAGTTTTTGATTGATGCTTTTAGCAGCAGTGACTCTACCAAAAAGCCTGAACCCAAAAAAGACAGCACAGCAGGCTGGGACATAGACTTGCACAAGGTACGCTTAAAAAACCTGAAGTTACACTGGTGGGACGACCGAAGCAAGTTGTTTTTGCAAACTCAAATGAAAGATTTCAAAGCAGATTTTGAAACGTTGGGGCTAGATAACAAGCACCCTGTCATCAATCAATTGATGTTTGACGGGCTTGATTTGAAATTTAGACAGGCTCCTCATCAACAAGAGGCTGAGGCAGAGGTAGAGGCTGAAGTGGAGTTGGAGGCAGGCAAAAAGCTGACTCCAAAAGATAGCACCCAAAAAGCGGTCACAGATACGCTTGACACTGCCTTGAACTCCAGTGGGTATAGAATTGACCTTAAATCTTTGGTGTTTAAAAATTGTGATTTCCGCTATGACGACGACTCACGCAAGCCTGCCAATAGGAGTAGTATTGACTACAACCATCTGATAGCCAAAGATTTTAGTGCTGATATAAGACAGATAAAAATAGGGAAAAACAACCTCAGTTTTGATATGAGATCGTTGGCTTTTGCCGAAAAAAGTGGTTTTAGGTTAAAACAATTCGCCCTGAGCATGGACCTGGATTACCCGCAGGTATCGATAGATGCCGGAAAGATACAAACCAACAATTCGGTATTTCACCGGGGCTTTAAGTTGCGCTTACCCTCCATAGAAAGCATTGAAGCATCTGTTGATTCTACTTTTTTTGATGCCGATTTCACCCAGGATTCGTTGGGATTCAAAGACATTACTTTCTTTACCGGGGCGTTGCCTCCCGCTTTGCAAGGCCAAACTGTAAAGTTTGGCGGAAGCATTAAAGCGGATAAAAACAAACTATATTTAGACAAGTTTATGGTGGGTTTCAATGCCCGCAATAGTTTTGAAACCACTCTGGAGGTTAACAACTTTACCGACTATGCCCAGGCACATTATAACTTAAACCTACACTACTTAAAAGTAGCTCCTGCCTTTTTACAAAGTTTGTTGCCTACGCCTTTGCCTGCCCAGTTGATGCTTGTACCTGATATTCGCACCGAACTTAGATTGAAGGGGTATTTGTCGCAGCTCGAAGGTGATTGTCTTTTGCAAACGGTGTTGGGAGAGCTGGAAAGCGACTTTAAACTGCAAACCAATGCCAAATTTGATAATAATCGCCTGCAGGCCAACCTGAGCGGCAAAGCCATACAAGTAGGCACGCTTACCGGAGTGGCTGATGTTGGTGCTTTGAATTTTTCGGCTTCTACCAGTATTGCCCAGAGCCCCCACTTGTTTCGAGTGGATACTTTGAGTGCCGATGTCAATAGCTTTGAGTATAAAAAGTATGTGTATAAAGGCTTAAAAATTGCCAGCAAATTTGTAGACGACATCGCCGAAAGTAAGGTAGTTTATAAAGATGATGAGGCACATGTAGTATTGCGAAATGTGATAAACCTGAAAGAAAAAAGGCCTAAGGTGTTTTTGTTGGGCGATGTACACCAATTGCATTTAAAGAAGTTGAACTTGTTTGACCAAAAGCTGGACATTAAAACCCAAATAGTAGGCGAAGTACAAGGTTTTGATGCTGACAGCCTTACTGGGTATTTGAAAGTAACTCATGCAAAGGTGGCTTACCAGGAACGAAACCTGGAACTTGACTCGCTTCGCCTTACCATTAGCCAACAAGATAGTACGCGCAATATTGTGCTAAAGTCGGACATAATGGATGCCCACGTCAAAGGACAGTTTCACTTGTCAGAGTTGCCCCAGGCGTTTGATATTTTTGCGCACAGTTATTATACCGGTTATGCTACCGATTCGCTCAAACTCAAGCATACCGAACAGTTTACCGTCAATGCCCATATACACAAAAACCCTCGTTTGTTGTATGCTTTTGCACCTACTCTTAAGCTTCCTTTCGAACTGGACATTGATGTTACTTTTGACGCCAGTACTAATTTTTTGATGGCACAGGTAAGTACGCCAGCGCTTGGGTATGCAGGACAAAAAGCCAACAATTTTTACTTGAATCTACGCACCAGGCGCAAAAAACTCAAGGTATTCTGGTCGTGCTCCAACATTGAAACCAAAGAAAATATAGACATCAAGTCGCCCAGTTTCCGCACTACTATAGAAAAAGACAAGGCATCGTTTAATTTTAGGGTAAAGTCTGACTCGCTTAAAACAGATATGGCATTGTATGGAAAGGTAAATGCCAAAACCGATACTTTTGCTATAGCCCTGCACGATTCTTTTATAGAAATAGAAAAGCAAAAGTGGAAATTTAAGCAAGATTGCAAAATTACTTTTAACCCTTACAATGAGTACTTGTTTGTAGATAGCCTGGCGCTGACTCACAACGATCAAAGCCTATTGCTACAGAGTCGCACTAATGATGATAACAAAATTGTACAGGAGTTAGATATTATCAAGTTTGATATTGACTCTATTCCTCTGTTGTTTGGCTTAAGCCCCTACAAACTGGGCGGGGTGATCAATGGCAATCTGGCGGTGACCAATGTGTTTGATATTGAAAAAATCACCAGTGATATTAAGGTGAAAAACCTAAAAGCAATGGACCTGGCAATGGGTGACCTTACTGTGGGGGTGAGCGACAAAGATCTTGCGGGGATTACCAAGATACAAGTATTGCTGAAGGGTAGAAATAATCGCCTGCGTGCCAACGGTTCGTATGACCTTAACAAAGACAGCTTATACTTGTTTGCTGGAATATCTCAGATCAGGCTTGAACCCTTCAGGCCTTTGGTGTCTGACTATATAACCAAGCTACATGGCAGGTTGAGCGCCCGACTGCGCATTGCGGGGCCTTTGCTTCAGCCCAATATCAATGGAGATATTAGGTTTAAAGGTAAAAATACGGTGCAGGTAAAAATGTTGGGAGAGCCTCATTTTATCGAAGACCAACGCATTTACTTTGATGGTGACCAAGTCAAGTTTAAAAACTTTACCATTACCGACCAAAACGGACAAACCAATACAATCAATGGTAAAATTCATAACCTGGGCTTTAGTGCTTTTTATACCAACCTTAAGGTAAAAGGAGATAATTTTCAATTGATGAAGTCGAGTGCCTACAATTTTAAAACCTTGTATGGTACCATTGTGAGCGATTATGACATTAAAGTAGATGGTTTGCTGGATGACCTGAAAATAAAGGCAGATGTAACAGTGAAGCCTGGCTCTAATGTGTATACATCGATAGATGATGAAGGGGCTGCCAGTGTAAGACAAAGCGATTTTATTAAGTTTGTAGATGCTGACTCTACCAAAACCAAAGACACTACCAAAGCAAGAGCCCAGACTGATCTTACTGGCTTTACAATCAAGTCGGTGATTAGGGTAACCCCCGAAACAAAGCTACATATTATAATAGATGAAGCTACCAACGACCGTATGGAGTGTTCGGGTACTACGGTGCTGAGTGTAAACATGGACAGTACTGGAGAAATTGAGCTATCAGGTGACTATATTATAGAAACCGGAAAGTATACCATGAACTTGTTTGAAGTGGTGCGCAAAGAAATTGAAGTGCAAAAGGGGAGCAGTGTACACTTTTTTGGCGACCCTATGCAAGGCATCATGAATATTACGGCTATTTATGAAACCAAAACATCTACTTATAATTTACTGGTCGATCGTATTTCGGCAGAACAAACTGCGGAGATAGAGCAGGCAAAACGAATTATTCCGGTGCAAGTACTGATACACTTGCGGGGCAAGTTTATGGAGCCTCAAATTAGTTTTGATATTGAGTTGCCCAAAGACAAGGTGCGCAACCCCAGCCCGGCACTTACCAGTAAACTTAACGAAATAAGAAATGACCAAAACCAACTCTACAAACAGGTTTTTGGGTTGATAGTACTGGGGCACTTTATTACTTCCGAAGAGGCACAAGGCGGCAATGGGGTAGATGTAACCTCCCAGTTGGGGTCGGGGCTGAGTGGTTTTTTGAGTTCTCAGCTCAACAAATTGTCTGATGATTATTTGGGAGGAGTACAAATTGACATTGATTTAAGTAATAATAGTGATTATTCGCAAGACCGGGAACTAGCGGTACAATTGTCCAAGAAGTTTTTCAACGATCGACTCAAGGTATCGGTGGGTAGTTTTGTAAGCCTTGACAACCACGACAATAATGAAGAAAATTCGCACCAAAACCTGATAGGAGATGTAACAGTAGAGTATCGTTTAAATGAATCGGGTAATTTAAGCCTTAAGTTTTTTCGCCGAACCAACAACAATGGGGCCGCAAGCGGTCTTACCCAGCAAAACAACCAAACCAATGGGTTTTCGGTGAGTTACCAGAAAAACTTTAATAGATTAGGGGATTTGTTTAGACGCAAAAAGGTGAAAAACAGTCGGCCACCCAAGAAAGAAAATACCCAGAAAGAAAACACTCCCAAAAAAGATACCCCGAGAAAAGACGAGGAAACAAAAAAGACGGAATTAAAAGGGAAGGAGAGCAAGAAAGAAGAAAAAAAGGACTAA